The following are from one region of the Prosthecobacter debontii genome:
- a CDS encoding tetratricopeptide repeat protein has protein sequence MSDSLPIEDLLDEANGHLAVGELSEAIALYRQCVALDPQFFDGWQALGMALLKTGEIKEAIGAGLMATTLRPNDLLAWTGLSQMYVRNGQIAEAEDAKGKARILSLGGKVVKE, from the coding sequence ATGAGTGATTCACTCCCGATTGAAGATCTTCTCGATGAAGCCAACGGTCACCTGGCCGTTGGTGAATTGAGCGAAGCCATCGCTCTTTACCGTCAATGCGTGGCTCTGGACCCCCAGTTTTTTGACGGGTGGCAAGCTCTCGGCATGGCTCTCCTGAAAACCGGCGAGATCAAAGAAGCCATCGGTGCAGGTCTCATGGCCACCACCCTACGTCCCAACGATCTCCTCGCCTGGACAGGACTTTCTCAAATGTATGTGCGCAATGGCCAGATCGCCGAGGCGGAAGACGCCAAAGGCAAGGCGCGCATTCTATCTCTGGGTGGTAAGGTGGTGAAGGAATAA
- the rho gene encoding transcription termination factor Rho encodes MSDELLLDLPTSDDKPVKAAKKAPAKKAAAKKAATKKTAAKKAPAKKAAKAKPDEAPEIQPEAVVAEAPAVQAAEAKKPRAPRKSAVSKKAAEMLAQMQQTEQSSAPSAPSEVTATQAPVAESAPAAAPVEEPLPIIAEATPVPPPAPENEPVSAPAPAPTSEAPAPPERRKSKFERWKERRERFRQEKLARQQAASAANGGQSSSQPGDDDRTRAPEVPMGPPEPADGVLELTPKGYGFLRQRERMYAQHPNDPFISADFIRQYGLREGMQIKGVAQKGPRGPQVTSVAEVNARAPEAMRDLPLFEELKAINPNKKIQLETVKDRLTTRVIDMFTPVGRGQRGLIVAPPRAGKTTMLQHIAEAVVANHPNMHLMILLVDERPEEVTEFKRILPKAEIYASSNDQDIKSHTRIATFAVERAKRLVECGEHVFMLMDSITRLARAFNNAKQGGATMSGGMGVGAMEIPRRLFAAARNTRQAGSLTVLATALVETGSRMDDLIFQEFKGTGNMELVLDRKIAEQFYYPAVNIFKSGTRREELLLQPFQLDKIHMLRRGLAGHKPIDAIQRVLTLMERYPSNAQMLVDLPSKGVAC; translated from the coding sequence ATGAGTGACGAACTCCTGCTCGATCTGCCAACTTCGGATGATAAGCCTGTGAAGGCTGCCAAGAAGGCTCCAGCCAAAAAGGCTGCGGCAAAAAAAGCTGCAACGAAAAAGACCGCCGCTAAGAAAGCGCCGGCGAAAAAAGCGGCTAAAGCCAAGCCTGACGAAGCGCCTGAAATCCAGCCTGAAGCCGTCGTCGCTGAAGCTCCTGCAGTCCAAGCTGCTGAAGCGAAAAAGCCTCGGGCTCCACGCAAATCAGCCGTCTCGAAAAAGGCTGCGGAGATGCTGGCGCAGATGCAACAGACGGAACAGAGTTCTGCTCCGTCAGCTCCTTCGGAAGTGACGGCGACTCAAGCCCCAGTTGCCGAAAGCGCACCCGCTGCCGCACCTGTTGAGGAGCCTCTGCCCATCATTGCTGAAGCGACTCCTGTCCCGCCACCTGCGCCTGAGAATGAGCCTGTATCGGCTCCTGCTCCAGCCCCTACGTCGGAAGCTCCTGCTCCGCCTGAACGCCGGAAGTCTAAATTTGAGCGTTGGAAGGAACGTCGTGAGCGCTTCCGCCAGGAGAAATTGGCCCGTCAGCAGGCGGCATCCGCAGCCAACGGTGGTCAATCCAGCAGCCAACCTGGCGACGATGATCGCACACGTGCTCCAGAAGTGCCGATGGGCCCCCCTGAACCCGCCGATGGCGTGCTCGAATTGACACCGAAAGGGTATGGATTCCTGCGTCAGCGTGAGCGGATGTATGCTCAGCATCCGAATGATCCATTCATCTCAGCGGATTTTATCCGTCAGTATGGTCTGCGGGAGGGGATGCAGATCAAAGGGGTGGCACAAAAAGGCCCGCGCGGCCCTCAGGTCACCAGCGTGGCTGAAGTCAATGCACGTGCGCCTGAGGCGATGCGTGACTTGCCTCTCTTCGAAGAGTTGAAAGCCATCAACCCCAACAAGAAGATTCAGCTGGAAACCGTGAAGGACCGCCTAACCACGCGTGTGATCGATATGTTCACGCCGGTGGGGCGCGGCCAACGTGGACTCATTGTGGCTCCTCCGCGTGCGGGTAAAACCACCATGCTTCAGCACATCGCCGAAGCTGTGGTGGCCAACCATCCTAACATGCATCTGATGATCCTGCTGGTGGATGAGCGGCCTGAAGAAGTGACGGAGTTCAAGCGCATCCTGCCGAAGGCTGAAATCTACGCCAGCTCGAACGATCAGGACATCAAGAGCCACACTCGCATTGCTACCTTTGCCGTGGAGCGTGCCAAGCGCTTGGTGGAGTGTGGAGAGCATGTGTTCATGCTGATGGATTCCATCACTCGTCTGGCACGTGCCTTTAACAATGCCAAACAAGGTGGTGCGACCATGAGCGGTGGTATGGGCGTGGGTGCCATGGAGATCCCTCGCCGCCTTTTCGCGGCGGCTCGTAACACTCGTCAGGCCGGCAGTCTGACTGTGTTAGCCACGGCTCTTGTGGAAACTGGCAGCCGCATGGATGACCTCATCTTCCAGGAGTTCAAAGGCACCGGAAATATGGAACTCGTGTTGGATCGTAAGATCGCTGAGCAGTTCTACTATCCCGCCGTGAACATCTTCAAGTCCGGCACTCGTCGTGAGGAGCTTCTTCTCCAGCCTTTCCAGTTGGATAAGATTCACATGCTCCGCCGTGGACTCGCCGGTCATAAACCGATCGATGCGATTCAGCGTGTGCTGACCCTCATGGAGCGTTATCCGAGCAATGCTCAGATGCTGGTGGATCTGCCGAGCAAAGGCGTTGCTTGTTAG
- a CDS encoding PSD1 and planctomycete cytochrome C domain-containing protein: MFLSRSVLPVFTLAIATQASALEPEVMKFFENEVRPVLANRCYSCHAEEKQKGGLRMDNLAYITQGGDSGPALIPGHVDKSLVISAVRYQDEDLAMPPKEKLPQKEIQVLEKWVKLGAPWPETETAKVAVSKKDEFGFTEEERKYWAFQPVSNPTPPEIKSTWGRNDIDRFVAKKHQELGLTPAPEADRHELLRRLYFSLHGLPPTKEQVESFVNSKDPKAYEKLVDELLASPRYGERWAQHWLDLTRYAESDGYNQDAFRPAAWPYRDYVIKSLNEDKPFDQFVREQLAGDEIAPKDPNVLVATSYLRNPIYEYNQRDARGQYEVILTDMTDNAGELFLGLSFGCAKCHDHKFDPILQKDYYRLRAFFTPVRWRDDMDLATDEEKAEYAKAEAAYKAATAHIQSQIDAIIEPMIQNKIKTAYGRFKDDIRAMVDKKPEEREPSDWQFSYFCERQMAYERERFDALKTIKKPEDKEKYLALIEELKKFDHLKPQPLVKAFVATDATAKAPPNPLKTRKGETDIAPGFLTLLEPKDPEIQALPNSTGRRSTLAAWITRPENQLTTRVITNRVWHYLFGKGIVETPNDFGKLGQPPSHPELLDYLTQRFLAGGWSLKKLHREILLSATYRQTAHREVPDIAAKIDPANKYLWRFNPRRLDAEQIRDAMLATSGELDLTSGGPSTDGNGTRRSIYTIKKRNSQNELLRSLDAPAGFASTSERQSTTTPTQALLLLNGDWTLTRAQKMAARVSSLDDVWEYALGRLPTKKERAMAEEFIARQTKAEEPANESGPLAMSSDEVQAASRFKENTPHERLVSTSDEKEGDEFTIEAIVKLDSVDTAASVRTIASRWNNGKDNEEAFGWSLGVTGEKSRFKPRNLLIQLVGEDENRNIAYEPVASDLRLELGVSYHIAVKVSCSAHTVTFQMQQVDKPNAPMLTSVAQHSVRSGLSKGASSLVIGGVHRRAVPHQWDGIIEAARVVRGIQPDEKLTSDPTRWAGESLVSWNVREPLAANLAWSSAEQTMAEMVDPYKRALADLCHVLLNANEFFYLH; encoded by the coding sequence ATGTTCCTGTCGCGTTCAGTTTTACCCGTTTTTACCCTGGCTATCGCCACCCAGGCTTCCGCTTTGGAGCCCGAGGTGATGAAGTTCTTTGAAAACGAAGTTCGTCCCGTTTTGGCCAATCGCTGCTATTCCTGCCATGCGGAGGAGAAGCAGAAGGGTGGGCTGCGCATGGACAATCTGGCCTACATCACCCAAGGAGGGGATTCCGGTCCTGCACTCATTCCAGGTCATGTGGACAAGTCTTTGGTGATCTCCGCCGTGCGTTACCAGGATGAAGACTTGGCCATGCCGCCGAAAGAAAAACTCCCCCAGAAGGAGATTCAGGTCCTGGAGAAATGGGTCAAGCTGGGGGCACCTTGGCCGGAAACCGAAACGGCTAAAGTGGCCGTCAGTAAGAAGGATGAATTTGGGTTCACCGAGGAAGAGCGGAAATACTGGGCTTTCCAGCCCGTGAGCAATCCGACCCCGCCGGAAATCAAGAGCACCTGGGGGCGCAATGACATCGATCGTTTCGTCGCCAAGAAGCATCAGGAGTTGGGTTTGACTCCCGCGCCTGAAGCCGACCGTCATGAACTGCTGCGCCGTCTCTACTTCAGCCTTCATGGGCTGCCGCCGACGAAGGAGCAGGTGGAATCCTTCGTGAACAGCAAGGACCCTAAGGCCTATGAAAAGCTGGTGGATGAACTTTTAGCCAGCCCACGCTATGGTGAGCGCTGGGCTCAGCATTGGCTGGACCTCACGCGGTATGCGGAGAGCGATGGCTACAACCAGGATGCCTTCCGCCCTGCGGCCTGGCCTTACCGTGACTACGTCATCAAGAGCCTGAACGAGGACAAACCCTTTGATCAATTCGTGCGCGAGCAGTTGGCTGGCGATGAGATCGCTCCGAAGGACCCGAATGTGCTGGTGGCGACTTCCTACCTGCGCAATCCCATCTACGAATACAATCAGCGTGATGCCCGGGGGCAGTATGAGGTGATCCTCACGGACATGACGGATAATGCAGGCGAGCTTTTCCTCGGGCTTAGCTTTGGCTGCGCCAAGTGTCACGATCATAAGTTCGACCCCATCCTGCAAAAGGACTACTATCGTCTGCGCGCCTTCTTCACGCCTGTGCGCTGGCGGGATGATATGGATCTGGCCACCGATGAGGAAAAGGCGGAGTATGCCAAGGCGGAGGCGGCTTACAAAGCAGCGACGGCACACATCCAATCGCAGATCGATGCCATCATCGAGCCGATGATCCAAAACAAGATCAAGACCGCCTATGGCCGGTTTAAAGACGACATCCGCGCCATGGTGGATAAGAAGCCTGAAGAGCGCGAGCCATCCGATTGGCAGTTCTCCTACTTCTGCGAGCGCCAGATGGCTTATGAGCGGGAGCGTTTTGATGCGCTGAAGACCATTAAAAAGCCTGAGGACAAGGAGAAGTATTTGGCTCTCATCGAAGAACTGAAGAAGTTTGATCACCTTAAACCTCAGCCCTTGGTTAAGGCCTTCGTGGCCACGGATGCCACGGCCAAAGCGCCGCCAAATCCTCTGAAAACGCGCAAGGGAGAAACGGATATCGCTCCTGGATTCCTGACCTTGTTGGAGCCGAAGGACCCTGAGATCCAAGCGCTGCCGAACTCCACCGGCCGTCGTAGCACGTTGGCGGCCTGGATCACACGTCCAGAAAATCAGCTTACGACTCGGGTGATCACGAATCGCGTGTGGCACTATCTCTTTGGCAAAGGCATTGTCGAAACCCCCAATGATTTCGGCAAGCTGGGCCAACCGCCGTCTCACCCTGAATTGCTGGACTACCTCACCCAGCGTTTCCTGGCAGGTGGGTGGAGCCTGAAAAAGCTGCATCGTGAGATTCTCTTGTCAGCGACCTATCGCCAGACGGCTCATCGTGAAGTCCCCGACATTGCGGCTAAGATTGATCCGGCCAACAAATACCTGTGGCGCTTCAATCCTCGTCGCCTTGATGCGGAGCAGATTCGTGACGCCATGCTGGCGACCAGCGGCGAGCTGGATCTCACGTCCGGCGGCCCTTCCACCGATGGGAATGGCACCCGCCGCTCCATTTACACGATCAAGAAGCGTAACAGTCAGAATGAGCTTTTGCGTAGCCTGGATGCACCCGCAGGTTTTGCCAGCACCTCAGAACGGCAAAGCACCACGACACCGACGCAAGCGCTGCTGCTGCTGAATGGTGACTGGACGCTGACACGGGCTCAGAAGATGGCCGCTCGGGTCTCGTCTCTGGATGATGTCTGGGAGTATGCCCTGGGGCGCCTGCCCACAAAGAAGGAGCGTGCCATGGCGGAAGAGTTTATCGCACGGCAAACCAAGGCGGAAGAACCCGCCAATGAAAGTGGCCCGCTGGCTATGAGTAGCGATGAAGTGCAAGCTGCGAGCCGCTTCAAAGAAAACACACCTCATGAACGTCTCGTCTCCACCTCCGATGAAAAGGAAGGCGATGAATTCACGATCGAAGCGATTGTGAAGCTGGATAGCGTGGATACGGCTGCCTCCGTGCGCACCATTGCCTCTCGTTGGAATAACGGAAAGGATAATGAAGAAGCCTTTGGCTGGAGCTTGGGCGTCACGGGTGAGAAGTCCCGCTTCAAACCCCGCAACTTATTGATCCAACTCGTGGGCGAAGATGAAAATCGCAACATCGCCTATGAACCTGTGGCTTCAGATCTTCGTTTGGAACTGGGGGTCAGTTATCACATAGCGGTCAAAGTTTCTTGCAGCGCTCATACGGTCACTTTCCAGATGCAGCAGGTGGACAAGCCAAATGCACCGATGCTGACTTCGGTCGCACAGCACAGCGTCCGCAGTGGCTTGAGCAAAGGAGCTTCATCGCTGGTCATCGGCGGTGTTCATCGTCGCGCGGTGCCGCATCAGTGGGATGGAATCATCGAAGCGGCTCGCGTCGTTCGTGGCATCCAACCTGATGAGAAACTGACCTCTGATCCCACCCGTTGGGCAGGTGAGTCTTTAGTGAGTTGGAATGTTCGTGAACCCCTTGCCGCTAACTTGGCCTGGTCCAGTGCTGAACAAACGATGGCCGAAATGGTGGACCCCTACAAGCGTGCTTTGGCCGACCTCTGCCATGTCTTGCTGAACGCCAACGAGTTTTTCTACCTGCATTGA
- a CDS encoding rhodanese-like domain-containing protein has product MKRSLFIAILCLCPFLLMAADKVKDVTPDEAEKLISKSEVTVLDVRTEEEFKEGHIKGAKNVDIMSKDFAQKLAQLDKTKPVLVHCQAGGRSTRSLPKLEQAGFNEIYHLKGGMSEWQEKGKPVEK; this is encoded by the coding sequence ATGAAACGCTCTCTTTTTATCGCGATCTTGTGTCTTTGCCCCTTTCTGCTGATGGCGGCTGATAAGGTTAAAGACGTCACCCCAGATGAAGCAGAGAAACTGATCTCGAAATCCGAAGTGACCGTGCTGGATGTGCGGACGGAAGAGGAGTTCAAGGAAGGTCACATCAAGGGGGCGAAGAACGTCGATATCATGAGTAAAGACTTTGCCCAGAAGCTGGCGCAGCTCGATAAAACCAAACCCGTCTTGGTCCATTGCCAAGCGGGAGGGCGCAGCACGCGTTCTCTTCCCAAGTTAGAGCAGGCTGGCTTTAACGAAATCTACCACCTCAAAGGCGGTATGAGTGAGTGGCAGGAGAAAGGCAAGCCGGTGGAAAAATAA
- a CDS encoding peptidylprolyl isomerase, producing MLEFFRRHRGAFLITVTVIIIISFSVWGGWKRSDHTQVGQPTDTAFTIYGRNYTIAEAQRLERRMNIIYMLQMFDLMSGLSRAGGDDSRGGNFILNQIVLQHEMESMGIHPSDAEAKNALMKLPAMQENGSFSEQRAYTVEQTLGSYGFSSADMLEVVKLSIGYNKLKDLVGGNYTAGPLEAEKAYASEYQTLKVNTIEFKLEDFKKTAEVKDEDIQKYYDENKDNYKTAGKRAISYVHFEDPKDLDKKPLEERQKLQQAVVERVNKFNDASIAPGAKFDEIAKTLKETVLKADLFTKDAAPEALKSERELVDAIFANNPEARPISDPVKGSNGYYIFAVTKVEEPKQQELAEVKDKVKETLVAQKAQEALAKAVNDARTALADGLKAGKKIADLAKEKKLTLSPVTEITVAEPAQDVANGYLIARQAQDVAAGELSKVIDTDSGSLLVYVTAKELRKRDDSANLRDNLGNSRADQERTRLFDAWFNRRREESKAKMLITQA from the coding sequence ATGCTCGAATTTTTCCGCCGTCATCGTGGGGCTTTCCTCATCACAGTCACCGTGATCATCATCATTAGCTTCTCCGTCTGGGGCGGCTGGAAGCGGAGTGATCACACTCAAGTCGGCCAACCTACCGACACCGCCTTCACCATCTATGGGCGCAATTACACCATCGCTGAAGCCCAGCGTCTGGAGCGTCGCATGAACATCATCTACATGCTGCAGATGTTCGATCTGATGAGCGGCCTGTCTCGTGCCGGTGGTGACGACTCCCGCGGGGGTAACTTCATCCTGAACCAAATCGTGCTTCAGCATGAAATGGAATCCATGGGCATCCATCCTAGCGATGCGGAAGCTAAAAACGCCCTGATGAAGCTCCCTGCCATGCAGGAAAACGGCAGCTTCAGTGAGCAGCGCGCCTACACCGTCGAACAGACCCTGGGCTCCTATGGCTTTAGCAGTGCCGATATGCTGGAAGTGGTGAAGCTGAGCATCGGCTACAATAAGCTGAAAGACCTAGTGGGAGGTAACTACACCGCCGGTCCTCTGGAAGCAGAGAAAGCCTACGCCAGTGAATATCAGACGCTGAAGGTCAACACCATCGAGTTCAAACTCGAAGACTTCAAAAAGACTGCCGAAGTTAAGGACGAAGACATCCAGAAATATTACGACGAAAACAAAGACAATTACAAGACAGCCGGGAAGCGTGCGATCAGCTACGTCCACTTTGAGGATCCTAAAGACCTCGACAAAAAGCCTCTCGAAGAGCGCCAGAAGCTGCAGCAAGCAGTGGTGGAACGCGTCAATAAATTCAACGACGCCAGCATTGCCCCAGGAGCGAAATTTGACGAGATCGCCAAAACCCTCAAGGAGACCGTGCTGAAGGCCGACCTCTTCACGAAAGACGCAGCCCCAGAAGCTCTCAAATCCGAGCGCGAACTGGTGGACGCCATCTTCGCTAACAATCCCGAAGCTCGCCCCATCAGCGACCCGGTCAAAGGCAGCAACGGTTATTATATCTTCGCCGTCACCAAGGTCGAAGAGCCGAAGCAGCAGGAACTCGCTGAAGTGAAGGACAAGGTCAAAGAAACGCTGGTGGCTCAGAAAGCCCAAGAAGCCTTGGCCAAAGCCGTCAATGATGCCCGCACGGCTCTGGCGGATGGCTTGAAAGCAGGCAAGAAGATCGCCGATCTGGCCAAGGAAAAGAAACTGACCCTCTCCCCTGTGACTGAGATCACCGTGGCAGAACCCGCCCAGGACGTCGCCAACGGCTACCTGATCGCTCGTCAAGCCCAGGACGTGGCTGCCGGTGAACTGAGCAAGGTCATCGATACCGACAGTGGTTCTCTTCTCGTCTATGTGACGGCCAAAGAACTGCGCAAGCGGGACGATAGCGCCAACCTGCGCGACAACCTGGGCAACAGCCGTGCCGACCAGGAGCGCACCCGCCTTTTCGACGCTTGGTTCAACCGCCGTCGCGAAGAGTCCAAAGCCAAAATGCTGATCACCCAAGCCTAA
- a CDS encoding NAD(+) synthase, whose translation MPNPPLPSSLREQYGFVRVATVSPELTLGDVASNVAVLKGEMQRLAQEGCRLIVFPELSLTGYSCADLFYLRTLQQQALAGAQELAEASSGLGCCLIVGLPLAVQGRLYNVAAVIAAGEILGFVPKTFLPNAGEFYERRWFSPAETLTSGHTDDGTPIGTDLLFEATDLPGFVVGVEICEDLWTVIPPSSHAAVAGATLLANPSASNELLGKVHYRRTLVTQQSARCLAAYVYAGASAGESSTDTVYSGHGIIAENGMLLSETERFSFDTRSVMSDVDLQRLEHERLRSTAFRDAAATKSFTHVTFHLGDHRGPAHDGLRRPISAHPFVPPAGVNRTAVCEEIFAIQATGLARRLRQTKSKTAVLGLSGGLDSTLALLVMIEALKRAQMPREAGLTITMPGFGTTARTKGNAEKLAEALGIPLRTIPIGPAVEQHFKDISHPPGLHDVTYENAQARERTQVLMDVANQTGGIVVGTGDLSESALGWCTFNGDHMSMYHVNVGVPKTLVKYIIEWCATELYATEAGAILHDIIDTPISPELLPVGADGSLEQKTEDTVGPYELHDFFLFHFVRHGCGKAKILYLAEQAFSDKYPIEVIERWLTVFLRRFVQSQFKRSSMPDGPKVGTVALSPRGDWRMPSDYSGTDF comes from the coding sequence ATGCCCAACCCACCCCTCCCCAGCAGCCTCCGAGAGCAATACGGTTTCGTGCGTGTCGCGACCGTATCTCCCGAGCTGACACTTGGGGATGTCGCGTCCAATGTCGCCGTTTTGAAAGGCGAAATGCAGCGCCTCGCGCAAGAGGGTTGTCGGCTTATCGTTTTTCCTGAACTGAGCCTAACAGGCTATTCCTGCGCTGATCTTTTTTACCTGCGCACGCTTCAGCAGCAAGCCCTCGCAGGCGCTCAGGAGTTGGCTGAAGCCAGCTCGGGCCTGGGTTGCTGCCTCATTGTCGGCCTTCCCTTGGCAGTGCAGGGGCGCCTTTACAATGTAGCTGCGGTCATCGCGGCGGGTGAGATTCTCGGCTTTGTTCCCAAAACCTTTTTGCCCAACGCAGGTGAGTTTTATGAACGGCGCTGGTTTTCCCCTGCAGAGACGCTGACGTCAGGTCACACAGACGATGGCACCCCGATCGGCACGGATCTGCTCTTTGAGGCCACGGACCTGCCTGGCTTTGTGGTGGGGGTCGAGATTTGTGAAGATTTATGGACTGTCATTCCGCCCTCCAGCCACGCGGCTGTCGCCGGGGCCACGCTTTTAGCCAATCCCTCCGCCAGTAACGAACTGCTGGGCAAGGTTCATTACCGTCGTACCCTAGTCACTCAGCAAAGCGCACGCTGTCTGGCTGCTTATGTTTATGCCGGAGCGAGCGCGGGAGAATCCAGCACGGATACCGTTTACTCGGGACACGGCATCATCGCCGAGAATGGAATGCTCTTGAGCGAAACCGAGCGCTTCAGTTTTGACACACGTTCGGTTATGTCCGATGTGGATCTTCAGCGCCTGGAGCATGAGCGGCTGCGGAGCACGGCTTTCAGAGATGCGGCCGCCACGAAGTCATTCACCCATGTCACCTTTCATCTCGGTGATCATCGTGGCCCTGCCCATGACGGCCTTAGGCGCCCGATCTCAGCGCATCCCTTTGTGCCTCCCGCAGGGGTGAATCGCACTGCGGTGTGCGAAGAAATCTTTGCCATCCAAGCCACGGGCTTAGCACGCCGCCTGCGCCAGACGAAAAGCAAGACGGCCGTCTTAGGTCTGTCCGGCGGCTTGGATTCCACGCTGGCGCTGCTGGTGATGATCGAAGCTCTGAAGAGAGCTCAGATGCCGCGGGAGGCAGGTCTCACCATCACCATGCCCGGGTTTGGCACCACGGCCCGGACCAAAGGCAATGCCGAGAAACTCGCCGAAGCCCTGGGCATTCCCTTGCGCACCATCCCCATCGGCCCCGCCGTGGAGCAGCATTTCAAGGACATCTCCCACCCACCAGGATTGCACGACGTCACGTATGAAAACGCGCAAGCACGCGAACGCACTCAGGTGCTCATGGACGTGGCCAATCAAACGGGAGGCATCGTTGTCGGCACCGGAGATTTATCCGAGTCGGCCTTGGGCTGGTGCACCTTCAATGGCGATCACATGTCCATGTATCACGTGAATGTCGGGGTGCCGAAAACCCTGGTGAAATACATCATCGAATGGTGCGCTACGGAGCTCTATGCAACTGAAGCAGGGGCTATCCTGCATGATATCATCGACACGCCGATTTCCCCTGAGCTCCTGCCTGTTGGAGCGGATGGGAGTCTGGAGCAGAAAACCGAAGATACCGTGGGGCCTTACGAGTTGCATGACTTCTTCCTCTTCCATTTCGTGCGGCATGGATGCGGCAAAGCCAAGATCCTCTACCTCGCCGAGCAAGCCTTCAGTGATAAATACCCCATTGAGGTGATCGAGCGCTGGCTGACGGTCTTCCTGCGCCGTTTTGTGCAGAGTCAATTCAAGCGCTCCTCTATGCCCGATGGTCCTAAAGTGGGCACGGTGGCCCTCTCCCCACGTGGTGATTGGCGCATGCCCAGCGATTACTCCGGCACGGATTTTTGA
- a CDS encoding superoxide dismutase, with amino-acid sequence MNRRFFITTTGAAVAGSLLSTGAQAATSITLDQAPLPYPPEALEPHIDATTMNIHFGKHHVAYITNLKKALDEAKLETSNVVELISGISKLPEAVQTAVRNNGGGHVNHTWFWQWMAPAGSGATAPEGKLGEAIQSSFGSVDDFKKLFSEAAAKRFGSGWAWLIVKADGKLAVTSTPNQDNPLMKGVVADSDLGTPILGLDVWEHAYYLKYQNKRPDYVSAWWNVVNWDAVAKGYSAAKA; translated from the coding sequence ATGAACCGCCGCTTTTTCATCACCACTACCGGGGCCGCAGTTGCAGGCTCTCTTCTCAGCACTGGAGCTCAGGCCGCTACCAGCATCACTCTTGATCAGGCCCCACTGCCTTACCCTCCGGAAGCTCTGGAGCCGCACATTGATGCCACGACCATGAACATTCACTTTGGCAAGCATCACGTGGCCTACATCACCAACCTGAAGAAAGCCCTGGATGAAGCCAAGCTGGAGACCTCCAACGTGGTGGAACTGATCAGTGGCATTTCAAAGCTGCCCGAGGCCGTGCAGACAGCTGTGCGCAACAATGGCGGTGGTCATGTGAACCATACCTGGTTCTGGCAGTGGATGGCCCCAGCAGGCAGTGGTGCGACAGCCCCTGAAGGCAAGCTGGGCGAGGCCATTCAGAGCAGCTTCGGCAGTGTGGACGACTTTAAAAAACTTTTCAGCGAGGCTGCCGCGAAGCGTTTTGGCTCCGGCTGGGCTTGGCTGATCGTCAAAGCCGACGGCAAGCTGGCAGTGACCTCCACTCCGAATCAGGATAACCCGCTCATGAAAGGCGTGGTTGCAGACAGCGATCTGGGGACACCGATCCTGGGTCTGGATGTCTGGGAGCACGCTTACTATCTGAAGTATCAGAATAAGCGCCCCGACTATGTCAGCGCCTGGTGGAACGTGGTGAACTGGGATGCCGTTGCCAAAGGTTATTCAGCGGCTAAGGCCTGA
- a CDS encoding YebC/PmpR family DNA-binding transcriptional regulator produces MAGHNKWSKVKHIKAVVDVKRGKVFSKLSKELTVAAKNGGSNPDLNARLRSAILAARAANVPNDNIERAIKKGAGELEGAAIEEITYEGYGPGGVAMMVEVVTDNRNRAANDLRVLFGKNGGTFADAGSVAYLFTRRGEIRVDKGSMSEDEATEIALEAGADDVQDGDDEWIFYTASEQTFQVASALREKGLTTKSQKLIYQPSTTVTITDVEIGRALIKLYDILDDYDDTQNVHANFEIADEIADELS; encoded by the coding sequence ATGGCAGGACATAACAAGTGGTCCAAGGTCAAGCACATCAAGGCCGTGGTGGACGTGAAGCGTGGCAAGGTCTTCAGCAAGCTTTCCAAAGAACTCACCGTCGCCGCGAAGAACGGTGGCTCCAACCCCGATCTCAACGCTCGCCTCCGCTCGGCCATCCTGGCTGCGCGTGCTGCAAATGTGCCGAATGACAACATCGAGCGCGCCATCAAGAAAGGCGCAGGAGAGTTGGAAGGTGCGGCGATTGAAGAGATCACCTATGAAGGCTATGGCCCCGGCGGTGTGGCCATGATGGTGGAAGTGGTGACGGATAACCGAAACCGCGCCGCCAATGACCTGCGGGTGCTTTTCGGTAAAAACGGCGGCACGTTTGCTGATGCAGGCAGTGTGGCCTACCTTTTCACACGGCGTGGCGAAATTCGCGTGGACAAGGGCAGCATGAGTGAAGACGAAGCCACCGAAATCGCCCTGGAAGCAGGTGCGGACGACGTCCAGGACGGAGATGATGAGTGGATTTTTTACACCGCCTCCGAACAAACTTTTCAGGTGGCATCCGCCCTGCGTGAGAAGGGGCTGACGACCAAATCTCAGAAACTGATTTATCAACCCAGCACCACAGTGACCATCACTGATGTCGAGATCGGGCGTGCCTTGATCAAGCTCTACGACATCCTCGATGACTACGACGATACGCAAAACGTCCACGCGAACTTCGAAATCGCGGACGAGATCGCCGATGAACTGTCCTAA